The following DNA comes from Candidatus Methylomirabilota bacterium.
GGGATCGTACTTTATCCGGCTATGTCGAACGGATGGCTCGAACGTCGTCTCGCGGCTGAAGAGAGGGGCGTCAACAGTAAGTCGGTCGCGTCAAAACTCGATATAAATACGGCGTCAATGCGGGAGCTTCAAAGGCTTCCCGGTATCAGCCCTGAAGTGGCCGAGCGAGTCGTTCGGAATCGACCCTATCATAAACTTGATGAATTAATCGTCAGAAACGTGTTGGGGCGGAAGGAATTGGCAAGAATCAAGGAGTGGGTTCGGGTGAATGGAGTGCAGTGAAAATGTTGTCGCCCAACACGAGACTGATCCGATACAACAAGACCCGGAAAGCTGGACAGTTCCTGGTGGTCATAGCGGAGGGGAAACACCCGTTCCCATACCGAACACGGAAGTGAAGCCCTCCAGCGCCGATGGTACTGCGTGGGCAACTGCGCGGGAGAGTAGGTCGCCGCCAGGATTTATTCAACAAAAGCCCCCACGGCTAGCTCTACCGTGTGGGCTTTTCGTTTTTCCTGTGTTTTTGGTCGTCCTGGAGAACCTCCCGAGACTATAATAACAGCAACTCGCAAGAGAGATGTACGAATGGGTCGGGAAGGCTGAGAGAGGAAGTATCGGGTGAGATATAGGAAACCAGCTCAACAATGGCTGGTGAGGGCAGTCTCGCTGCTGTGTGGATTTGCGGTGGTGGCCACGCATTTACCCGTGGCCCTGGCGGGGCCGGTGACGGTTATTCTGAAAGAGCAGCGCCTGACGCTTTCCACCATCGTGATTCAAGGCGAGGAATATCTGTCGCTGGCAAATCTGGCCAAGGCTGTGGGACGTCCGGCAAATCAAGTCGTAACCCGAGAGCGTGTCAGAATTCCCTTGGGGAGATCTGTTCTTTCACTCACAGTCGGCTCACCGGAGGTTCGAGTGGGCACGCGCGTCGTCTCGCTGTCCAAACCGCCTCGCCGACTCGGAAGGGCGATCGTGGTGCCAATTGAGCTTGTACCGATTACCCTCGGTGCGCAGTATGGTGAAACCCGGGTCAGTTGGGACCAGGAGACGCTGACAGCCACGATCGTCGAGCGGGACCATACGCTGCGCGTCTTACGATTTCACACCTATCCAGACCATACCCGGGTCGTCCTGGAAGGTACCAGACCGCACGATTTTATCGTGTTGGATGATGGGGCATCGGGTCGGGTTGTGGTGGAGGTGAAACAAGGGATCTTGAGCCCGTTAATTCGATCGCGTCACGTGTCTGATGGTCTGGTGAGAACGATTGAAACTCAACAGCTCGGTAATGCCAGTCAGATTACTATTTATGGGATGGGGCGCAGCTTATCGAGTACGATCTTCGCCCTGCAGCGGCCTGACCGGATTGTCGTCGATCTCTTCTCGCGCGATCGGCAAGCGCGCTCTTCACGGCAGGCCGAAGCCGCGATCCAACCAACACCCGGACAAACCGTCGGGTCGAAGGCGGCAGTTCGAAGCGACGAACCGATCGCGCCGTCCGACGTATCGTCGCCGGAACACATCATCAAGACGGTCGTCATTGACCCCGGTCATGGAGGCAGGGATTCCGGAGCGATCGGCCAGTCTGGTGCGAAAGAGAAAGACATCGTTCTTGATATCGGCCTCCGACTGCAGGAACTGATCGAAGAGACGCTTGGGATGAGGGTCATCATGACCAGGACGGAGGACATTTTCGTTCCGCTTGAAGATCGGACGATGATTGCTAATCGCCACAAGGCCGATTTTTTTATCAGTTTACACGTCAATGCCGCTCCTCAGAGTCGTGCGGTCGGCTTTGAGACCTATTTCTTGAGCCGCGAACCGTCCGACCGGGGCGCAAAGGCGTCCGCGATCAGGGAGAATACGGCTCTCCATCTTGATGGTGTCGGTCGAGATGCCCAGCGAGGCCTCAAGACTATCCTCTGGGATATGACGCATACGTTCTACGTAAAGGAATCGAGTGAGTTGGCGGAGTCACTCCTCAATGAGCTTGGACGCCATTTCAAAGTAGAGAATCGCGGCGTGAAGTCGGCACCCTTCTACGTCTTGGTTGGGGCGGCGATGCCGTCCGTGCTGGTTGAACTCGCCTTTATCACGAATCCGGATGAAGAACAGAAGTTCGAACAGGAGTCGTATCGGCACCAGGTTGCGCAGGCCTTGCTGGCCGGTATCGCCAAGTTCAAAACACGATATGAAAAACGGGTAGGATGGGTACCTGCACCCTCGTCTGCCATGAGATGAAGACCGCAGCCATCCTCATTGCCGTACTGGTGGTGATCGTTGGCGCTATCGTGCTGCGAGGCGCCGAATTCGTCGCGATGATCCGACCCGATGTCCAGCGCACCGCTTCGGAGGCACCAAGGTCGGCACCTGAAGGAGGACGAAGGCGCGTGACGCTCTTCTTTGTCAGCCGTGACGATCACGCCTTCCGTGAAGAGCGACGAGAGATAGAGGCGGGGACGACGATAACTGACGATGCCAAGCGGACTCTCGTCGAGCTGATGAAGGGACCGAGTGGCGACGACCTGTCGGCAACGGTTCCTCGAGAGACGAAGGTACAGAACCTCTTTATCGACTCATCCGGGACCGCGTACGTCGATTTTGATCAAGGCATACGGAACGGTCTGATGGGGGGCGCTCAAGAGGAGCTCTACACCGTCTTCTCTATCGTCAACACGCTGGCCTCCAACTTCTCCCAGATCACGCGTGTGCAGATCCTTATCGAGGGGGCCGAGACGGCAACATTGGCCGGACATGTGGACACACGCACGGCCTTACTACCGCAATACGTCTTTTGAGATCTGTCGGATAATCGTATGAAAGGAGAGCCCGTGAGGAGTGATGGTCGAAAG
Coding sequences within:
- a CDS encoding N-acetylmuramoyl-L-alanine amidase: MVIQGEEYLSLANLAKAVGRPANQVVTRERVRIPLGRSVLSLTVGSPEVRVGTRVVSLSKPPRRLGRAIVVPIELVPITLGAQYGETRVSWDQETLTATIVERDHTLRVLRFHTYPDHTRVVLEGTRPHDFIVLDDGASGRVVVEVKQGILSPLIRSRHVSDGLVRTIETQQLGNASQITIYGMGRSLSSTIFALQRPDRIVVDLFSRDRQARSSRQAEAAIQPTPGQTVGSKAAVRSDEPIAPSDVSSPEHIIKTVVIDPGHGGRDSGAIGQSGAKEKDIVLDIGLRLQELIEETLGMRVIMTRTEDIFVPLEDRTMIANRHKADFFISLHVNAAPQSRAVGFETYFLSREPSDRGAKASAIRENTALHLDGVGRDAQRGLKTILWDMTHTFYVKESSELAESLLNELGRHFKVENRGVKSAPFYVLVGAAMPSVLVELAFITNPDEEQKFEQESYRHQVAQALLAGIAKFKTRYEKRVGWVPAPSSAMR